A window of Streptomyces broussonetiae genomic DNA:
TCCGGGGCGAGCAGCGCACCCCGCAGATGATCGTCGCACGGCGGCCCGGTCAGCCACGGCATCGCCTCCCACAGCTCCCGCCCGACCAGCCGGCTGCGCTCGCATCCCGCGAACCGGGCCGCGGCCTCGTTGGCGTACACGATCAGCCCCAGCCGGTCCAGACAGAACACACCCTGCGGCAGCGGGTCGGCCGCGCTGTCCGTGGCCGAGGCCGGACGGGGATCGAAGACCACCCCGCCGACCCGTCCGGCCGCCGCGTCCTCCGCCGCCGACCACAAATCCAGCAGCCGCTCCGTGCCGTCCCGCGCCCGCAGGCTCAGCGGCGCACCGGGCGGTTTCCCGGCGGCGGTGTCGCGCAGCGCGGCCAGGATCCGGTCCGCGTCGAGCGGAGCCACGGCGCCCGCGAGCGCCGTGTCCGTGCCCGCGAACTCGCCGGGGAGCAGGCCGAGAAGTACGTGCAGCCGGTCGTCCGCGCGCACCGCGCCGGTCACCGGATCCCAGCTGAACCGGCCGACGGCGGCCTGCGCGGACCGGCTCCCCGGCGGCCGTACGCACAGCGGCTCTGCGTCCCAGACCACCACGCGGGGATCCCCGTCGGCGAGGCCGAGCAATTCGGCGCCGAGCCCCTCGGTGAGCCGGCCGAGCACCTCCTGGTCCAGTGGTTCTTCCGTGGGGTCCGCCACCGCCGGGCGCAGCACCGTGAGCACCCCGAGCGGCTCGCTCCCGCCGGGCACCGGCAGATGGACCGACCCGAACGGGAAGGGCAGGCCCGCCGCGAACTGCGGGTAACGGCGCACCGTCTCGGCGGCGTTCGCGAGTACCACCTTCACACCGAGCCGGTAGGCGTCGGCCACGGGGAAGGGACGGGCCACGTGCAGCCGCCACCACGGGCGGAACAGCGGGCCGGGCAGCCCGGCGAGCACCGCCAGGCGAAGCAGGCCCGGCGTGCCCGAGCGCAGGTACACGCCCGCCACCCGGCCGCCCGCCGCGTCGAGCGCACCGGTCGAGGCGTCCGCCAGCAGCGCGGCGAGTCTGGCCCGCGTACGGACCAGCTGCTCGCCGCCGCTCCCAGTCATCGGCCCTGCCTCGTCCTGTGCGCCTTCCGGGTGGCTGACACAGCAAGAATGCGCCTGCAGGAGCACGGAACGCACCTCAGATGCGCACCACTCACCTGGCCTATCCAAGGGGAGGCCAGGTGGCGGGGGCCGCGATCGGCCATTCCTAATGGAGTGCGTACCGCTGCAGCCGTGCTGCAGCCGTACAAGGGGGGCGCTGAGGTGACCGCACCCGTCTACTGGAGCCGAGATGACCACCTGCTCTTCATCCGACCGCCCCGAAGACGCCCTCTTGGCCTCCGCGCCGGCCCCCACAGGCGTCAGCAACCCGTTCCCGCACCTTCTGACACCACCGGCACCACCGGCACCGCCCGAAGGTCTCCAGCAGGACCCGGACACTCAGCAGCCGGTCCGCAGTGAAGCCGGGGTCCGCGACGCGGCCGTGGGGTCCCACGGGGCCGCGTACGACGACGCCGGTGCCACGTACGCCGATCCCCTGCGCGGCCTGGTCCGCTCGGCCGTGGCCGACCGGCCGCTCGAGGACGTCGTCCGGCTCATCACGCTGCTGGAAAGCTCGCCCGAGCACGCCCGGACCGCTGCCGACGCGCTGCGTGCGGTCGGACTCGACCGGTCCGTCGAGGATCTCGCCCACCTGATCACCCTGCTCACTCGGCCGCCCCGGGAGATCGGCGGCGCGGACGAGGCGATCCGCGCCGCCGCGGAGGGCCGTCCCCTCGAGGACGTCACCCTGCTGATACGGCTGCTGCACGACACCCCCTTGGAGCCCCACTGCGGGCAGACCGTCATACAGGCGGCGGCCGTCCATCGGCCCGTCGAGGAACTCGCCGAGCTGATCAGCCAGTTGGCGGCGGACCGCAGCGGGAGCGGGCCCGGCCCGCTGCCCGGTACCGCCCACCTGGTGCCCATCGAGGCGGCGTTCGCACCCGCCGCCGTGCCGGACCCTCCCGCCGACCGGCAGGACCCGCGGACCGCGGGGCGGCTCACGGAGGACGGGCCCACGGCGGCCCGTCTCACGGAGGCCCGTCTCACGGAGGCCCGTCTCACGGAGGACGGGCCCACGGCGGCCCGTCTCACGGAGGCCCGGCCCACGGAGGCCCGGCCCACGGAGGAGTGGCCCACGGAGGAGTGGCCCACGGGGGAGTGGCCCGCGTACGACCTGTCGGCGTACGAACAGTCGGCGAACGACCTGTCAGCGATCGCGAGGCCCGCGGAGGAGGAGCTGTCGACGGCGCGCCGGTTCGCGACGGACCGGCGCGCGGCGGCCGGATCGGTGGCGGACTGGTCCATGGCGGTCGGGCCGACGACGGACAGGACCGAGATGGACTGGGCCGCGACGGACTGGTCCGCCACGGAGACAGCCACGGCGTCCCGGTCCACGGTGGACGTGGCGGCGGCTTGTGAGGGAGGGGCGGTCGGGCCGGTGGTGGATGAGCTGGTGCCGGTCCGGCCGGTGACGATTCGGCCGGTGGCGTCCCGGCCCATGGCGGACGCGGTGGCGGCTTGTGAGGGAGGGGCGGTCGGGCCGGTGGTGGATGAGCTGGTGCCGGTCCGGCCGGTGACGATTCGGCCGGTGGCGTCCCGGCCCATGGCGGACGCGGTGGCGGCTTGCAAGAGAGGGGCGGTCCGGCCTGTGTCGGACCAGACCGTGTCGGACCAGACCATGTCGGATCAGACCGTATCGGACCGGACGGTGTCGGAGCGGTCCACGGTGGACGCGGTGGTGGGGCGCAAGGGGGCAGCTGGGCGGCCGGCCGTGCGCCGTTCCGCGGCCGGCCGGGGACGGGGCCGTCGGAGTTCTCGGGCGGCGGTCCGGACCGCCCGGGGCGCCGCGCTGCTCGTCCTCCTGTGCGGCGTGGCCCACGCCCCGCGCTCCTGGGCCGGACTGTCCCGGAGCGTACCCCTGGCCGGTGCCGTCGCCTCGGGTCTGTGCGTGCTGCTGGCTTTGGCGCTCGCCCTGCCCCTGCGTGCGGCGCAGGTCCGGCTCGGTACGGCGCTCGCCGCGCTCGGTGTCGGCGCGGCCCTCGCCGTCGGGCCGGCGCTCGGCTGGCGGCTCGGCCTGCCGGGCCGGCCCCCGCTGTGGGACATGACGCTGGCCCCGCGGTGGCTCGCCGGTACGGCGGCGGCGGCGACCGCGCTGGCGGCCCTGGCAGTGTTGCTGACCGGCCTGGTCACCGGCCGCGCCCGCCGCGACACCGTAGGCTGACTCACTGCGCCGGGCCGGCCGCACGCCGGCCGCCCGGCTCGGCCCCACCGGTGTGCACCGGACGCAGTACGAGGTGGCCGTCCGTCCGGGCGGCCACCATGGCGAACGGGAAGGTGTCCGCCTCCAGGCACATCGCCACGTCCCCGGGGTGGACACCGGCCCAGCCGCGCCGTACGCCGTCGGCGAGCCGGGCGGCGGCGTCGGAGCGGCGGGCCCGGTCGAGATAGGGGCCGGGATCGGCGTCGGCCGTACGGACGCGGTCGGCGATGTACTGGGCGCAGGCGAGATCCTCCTCGGCCCGTCCGCCGTCCCCGGTGACGACGAAGGTCACCGTCCTCGGCCGGGCCCGCCGCAGCAGCTCGGCGGTCGCCCCGGCCACCACGAAGCTCGTGCACAGCAGCAGCCCGGCGTCCGCCACGGCCAGCGCCCCGGCCGTCCCGAAGGTCGTCTTCTGTACGACCGTACGACCGCTCACGTCCAGCGAACGCAGCCGGGCGGGCGAGTTGGCCAGGTCGAACCCCGGCACCGGCGCCCCGTCCTGAAAGGCGAGCCAGCCGGGGTGACGGGCCTTCAGCTCCAGGGCCTCCCGCTGCGTACCGGCGAGCACGATCCGTTCGGCGCCGCGCGAAAAGGCCCAGGCGGCCACGGTGAAGGCGCGCATGACGTCGACGACCACGGCGACGTCCGGCGCGCTCGGCGTACCGGGTATCCCGGTGAACTCGGGCTGCATCGCTCCATGGTGCGGCACCCGGGCGCCGTTCAGAGCCCGGTCGGCTCCTGCGGCAGTGGCCGGGCGGCGCGCATGCTGCGCAGCGCGAGCAGCAGCACGCCGATGTCGTCCAGGTAGACGGGGTCGGGCAGCAGATCCGTGGGGAGCAGCAGGTACGCGACGGCGCCCCAGAACACCCGGCGCGGGCCGGTCGGCAGCCCGGCCCGAACCAGCGTACGCCGGGTGCGCACCAGCCGTACCAGCAGGCCGACCGCGACGGCGAGCAGCACCGCCGCGACGACCGCGCCGGTCACCAACAGGGTCGTCACGGTGTCCATGCCGTCTCCTGCTTGCTTCCGTCTGCTGCTACGCGTTCCTGCTTGCGTCCGTCTGGTGCTACGCGCGGTTTTCGATGTGCTCTGTCGTGGGCGAGCGCTACGCCGTCCGGTCCGCGCCGTCGGCCGGAGCCGTGCCGTGGTCGGGAGCCGTGCTGCCGTCCGCCGGGGGCTTGGCCGCCACGGGTTCGGCCGGTGTGGGCGGCGTGCCGTCCGGCGTGCGGCCGGCCGGGTTCTCCGGCGCGGGCGCCTGCTGCCGCTGGCCCCTGGCCGTGAACCTCAGCCGTTCGAAGGTCCGCGTCAGCTGCTGGAAGGCGCCCGGCGTCCGGGGTGCGGGCAGCTGCTGAGGCAGGCCGGGCGCGGGGACGTCCCGGTAGGCCTCCAGGGCCGCCAGCGCCTGCTCGGCCGCGTCCTTGTACAGGTCACGGGACTTCGTCATCGACTCCAGTGCCTCGGCGTACCGGGCGACCAGCTGCCGCTCGCGCTCCAGCTCCTCCTGGAGGGTCATCAGCGTCCAGTTCTCGCGCAGCTCGGCCAGCGCCTCCGCGGCCCCCCTCGGCAGCGGGCGGGGCTGGGCGGCGAAATGCCGCAGGGCAGCGAAGAGTTCGTCCGGTTCGGAACCGTCCAGGAAGACACTGCGCACCCGGTGCTCCGCGCCGTCGTACCCCTGCGGCGCAGGGTCCGGGGGCAGCAGGACGGCGCCGCCGCGCGGCACCTCGACCCCGAGGTCCTTGAGCGCGTAGTTGACGGCGCGGAACTGGTGCGGGGCGGCCCGGTGCTCCACCACGCGGTGCCTCAGACCGGGCGGCAGCAGCCCGGCCAGCGGCAGCCGCCCCTGCTCGTCCGGCGTCATCGCCTCGTGCACGACGACATTGACGCACCACCCCTCCCGGGCCGCGTCCCGCAGCCGGCGGCGCATCGCCTTGTCGTCCTCCGGCAGCGCGTTGACCTGCCGCAGCCGCAGACCGGCGACCGTGGCGTGGTGGTCCCAGGAGCCGTCGTCGCCCTCGCCCGCCCCGCCGTCGGGCCAGAACAGGGTCGCGGGCGAGGGCCAGGTCTCGTCCCAGGGGCGCTCGGCCTCCGCGACCAGCCGCCACTCGTGCCCCTGCGGACGGGCCGCGGGCGGTACGAGGGTGAGCCGAGCCCGCACGGTCACCGTGCCGGCGGCCCGCCAGCGCGCCTCGAAGATCAGGCCGGACGCGCCGTCGGGCACGGACGGTTCGGCGAAGTCGTCGATGTCCCCGCTCTCCTTGCGCCGTCGCAAGGAGCGGCGGAGGACCTCTTCGGGGGCGGGACCGGTGTGGCGGCCGCGGACCGCCCACAGGGTCTGCGGGAAGGCGGCGCGGTCGGTTGCGGAGTTCGACATGGGCCAATCTGCTGATGGGGGCGGGTGAGCTTCCCAGTATCACCGCTCGGGCGGCATTCGCGTCGTCCGGGGCCGGGCGGCGGCGTGTGACAAGGGGTGCGCTCCCCGCGCACGGGGTGTGTGTCGTGGCCATGGGGCGCGCGGAGAACGCGTCGGGTGATCGCCGCGCGCACCTGGTCCTGCCCCCGCACGGCGCCCAGAATGATCCGGCGAACGGGGCCCGCCCACCCATCCGCCTGGGGCGGGCCCCGTTCTCTCGGCTCTCGCGGCACGCGCGGGTGGTCGAACTCCGGAACTGCTCGATACGGGGTCGCGGGCGATTTCACCGGCTGACCGACGACGCAGCGACGGCGCTCGACCACGGAGGCCGAGCGGATCGCCGCCGGCGTCGCGGCCGCCACACCGGGCGATC
This region includes:
- a CDS encoding 2-phosphosulfolactate phosphatase, with the translated sequence MQPEFTGIPGTPSAPDVAVVVDVMRAFTVAAWAFSRGAERIVLAGTQREALELKARHPGWLAFQDGAPVPGFDLANSPARLRSLDVSGRTVVQKTTFGTAGALAVADAGLLLCTSFVVAGATAELLRRARPRTVTFVVTGDGGRAEEDLACAQYIADRVRTADADPGPYLDRARRSDAAARLADGVRRGWAGVHPGDVAMCLEADTFPFAMVAARTDGHLVLRPVHTGGAEPGGRRAAGPAQ
- a CDS encoding DUF1232 domain-containing protein; translated protein: MDTVTTLLVTGAVVAAVLLAVAVGLLVRLVRTRRTLVRAGLPTGPRRVFWGAVAYLLLPTDLLPDPVYLDDIGVLLLALRSMRAARPLPQEPTGL